From one Triticum urartu cultivar G1812 chromosome 3, Tu2.1, whole genome shotgun sequence genomic stretch:
- the LOC125547605 gene encoding S-type anion channel SLAH2-like codes for MASMENIHVRTDGEPGCALPPEAHAFSGDIGGGTTIETPFSVSLSVPASPMETKIGVHHPAMPLRQARQHSLPSPVVRGNADAPAVPRSDTMRKRDRRFDRLRTFSGRLDRQLSTLRGLSQELPAADPERGSANISEEDTDEDHDVPTAGRYFAALEGAELDTLRSTEVAVLPKDELWPFLLRFPISAFGMCLGVSSQAMLWKTLESEPSMAFLRVRPAANHVLWWVSVALTAVISIVYLLKVVFYFEAVRREFHHPVRVNFFFAPWVACLFLVKGVPLPEWEIHHVFWYLLMAPILCLDLKIYGQWMSSGERRLSKVANPSNHLAVVGNFVGALLGARMGLRELPIFFFAAGLAHYAVLFVTLYQRLPTNMQLPKELHPVFFLFVAAPSVASMAWARISGEFNNSAKLLYFISLFLYVSLVVRVNLFRGLRFSLAWWAYTFPMTSVALATVLYASEVNNMLTQMLAVGLSGIAVVTVIGVLATTVYHAFVRGDLFPNDVSIAITQKRPKFSNILAHLRSPTPASSSSSSSS; via the exons ATGGCGTCCATGGAGAACATCCATGTCCGGACGGACGGCGAGCCGGGGTGCGCTCTGCCGCCGGAAGCACACGCTTTCTCGGGGGATATCGGCGGCGGTACGACGATCGAGACGCCTTTCTCTGTGTCGTTGAGCGTTCCGGCCTCACCGATGGAGACGAAGATCGGTGTCCACCACCCCGCCATGCCCCTGAGGCAAGCCCGTCAACACTCGCTGCCGTCCCCGGTAGTCAGAGGTAATGCCGACGCGCCGGCCGTGCCGCGGAGCGACACCATGCGGAAGCGGGACCGGCGATTCGACCGCTTAAGGACCTTCTCCGGCCGCCTCGACCGCCAGCTCTCCACCCTCCGCGGCTTGTCACAGGAACTGCCGGCTGCTGACCCCGAGCGTGGCAGCGCCAATATCTCCGAGGAGGACACTGATGAGGACCACGACGTCCCCACCGCCGGCCGCTACTTCGCCGCACTCGAAGGCGCCGAGCTCGACACCCTTCGT TCGACGGAGGTGGCGGTGCTGCCCAAGGACGAGCTGTGGCCTTTCTTGCTTCGGTTCCCCATCAGCGCCTTCGGGATGTGCCTCGGCGTCAGTAGCCAAGCGATGCTATGGAAGACGCTCGAGTCAGAGCCCTCCATGGCGTTCCTCCGCGTGCGCCCCGCCGCCAACCATGTCCTCTGGTGGGTCTCCGTTGCCCTCACCGCCGTTATCTCCATCGTCTACCTCCTCAAGGTCGTCTTCTACTTCGAGGCCGTCCGCCGCGAGTTCCATCATCCGGTCCGCGTCAACTTCTTCTTCGCTCCCTGGGTCGCCTGCCTCTTCCTCGTCAAGGGAGTGCCCCTCCCAGAGTGGGAGATCCACCATGTCTTCTGGTACCTTCTCATGGCGCCCATCTTATGCCTCGACCTCAAGATCTACGGCCAGTGGATGTCCAGCGGCGAGCGGCGCCTCTCGAAGGTGGCCAACCCATCCAACCACCTCGCTGTTGTTGGCAACTTTGTTGGTGCGCTACTCGGTGCCAGGATGGGCCTCCGGGAGCTGCCCATCTTCTTCTTTGCTGCTGGGTTGGCCCACTATGCGGTGCTCTTCGTCACCCTCTACCAACGGCTCCCCACTAACATGCAGCTCCCCAAGGAGCTCCACCCGGTCTTCTTTCTCTTCGTTGCCGCACCTAGTGTCGCATCCATGGCATGGGCGAGGATCTCCGGCGAGTTCAACAACAGCGCCAAGCTCCTATACTTCATCTCGCTCTTCCTCTATGTATCGTTGGTGGTGCGTGTCAACCTATTCCGGGGGTTAAGGTTCTCGTTGGCTTGGTGGGCCTACACGTTCCCGATGACGAGTGTTGCCCTAGCGACGGTGTTGTATGCGTCAGAGGTGAACAACATGCTAACACAAATGCTTGCGGTCGGGCTATCAGGAATTGCCGTTGTCACCGTCATCGGCGTGTTGGCGACCACCGTGTACCACGCCTTTGTGCGTGGGGACCTGTTCCCCAACGACGTTTCCATCGCCATCACGCAAAAGAGGCCCAAATTTAGCAACATACTTGCACACCTCCGCTCGCCCACTCCGGCGTCAAGTAGCTCATCCTCTTCATCCTAA
- the LOC125542378 gene encoding transcription factor BHLH6-like — translation MEADMDASLDFLELEAHLVFDLGDADSKRWMSLADCCSSYLPAEDSLSGLDSCYNDSTGSPDGATSSRSTASTRATRASKNIVEERDRRRRLNEKLYAIRGVVPNITKMDKASIIQDAVAYIEELQEQERRILAEVSDLEAGGCTAVVVKSEASTGSEGVEDAGVGFSPPKKTRRTASSSSINDPVTSPATHPVLLELEVMPIAEKLAVVSMRHDNAQHVMAKMYKALDSLRLKVITSSVTVVDGRTVHTMFIEMEETDSVETIKEMVQAALSHLEFLM, via the exons ATGGAGGCCGACATGGACGCGAGCTTGGACTTCTTGGAGCTGGAGGCCCATCTGGTGTTCGATCTCGGAGACGCCGATAG CAAACGTTGGATGAGCCTGGCTGACTGCTGCAGCTCGTACCTGCCGGCCGAGGACTCGCTCTCCGGCCTCGACTCCTGCTACAACGACTCCACCGGCTCGCCGGACGGCGCCACCAGCTCGCGGTCCACGGCGTCGACGAGGGCCACCAGGGCCAGCAAGAACATCGTTGAGGAGAGGGACCGGCGCAGGCGGCTCAACGAGAAGCTCTACGCCATCCGCGGCGTCGTCCCAAACATCACCAAG ATGGACAAGGCGTCCATCATCCAGGACGCCGTCGCATACATCGAGGAGCTGCAGGAGCAGGAGCGCCGGATCCTCGCCGAGGTGTCCGACCTCGAGGCCGGCGGCTGCACCGCCGTGGTGGTCAAGTCGGAGGCCTCCACCGGTAGCGAGGGGGTGGAGGACGCCGGCGTTGGCTTCTCGCCGCCGAAGAAGACGAGGAGgactgcctcctcctcctccatcaaCGACCCCGTCACTTCTCCTGCAACGCATCCGGTCCTCCTTGAG CTGGAGGTGATGCCCATAGCGGAGAAGCTGGCGGTGGTGAGCATGAGGCACGACAACGCGCAACACGTCATGGCGAAGATGTACAAGGCGCTCGATTCGCTCCGTCTCAAGGTCATCACCTCAAGTGTCACCGTCGTGGACGGCCGCACAGTCCACACAATGTTCATCGAG ATGGAAGAAACGGATAGTGTTGAGACGATCAAGGAGATGGTACAGGCTGCACTCAGCCATCTCGAATTCTTGATGTGA